The Paraburkholderia hospita DNA segment GTGACGAAAAAGCCCGTGGCCATGCCCTTCTTTTCCATCGTCGCCATGTCGGCTTCGGCGACGCCGCCGTGCTTGCATTCGTCGATGAATGCCTGCAGTTCCGGCCGGCCTTGCGCGAGATGCGTCGCCAGCGGGTGCTCCGCGGCGACCGCACAGAAGGTGACGCCCATGATCGTGTCGGCGCGCGTCGTGAACACGCGCAGCAGCTTTTGCTCGCCGTCCAGTTCGTACGGGAAGCCGAAGGTCACGCCGAAGCTCTTGCCGATCCAGTTCTGCTGCATGATCTTCACGCGCTCGGGCCAGCCGAGGCCTTCGAGATCGTTCAGCAGTTCATCCGCGTACTGCGTGATGCGCATGTAGTACATCGGGATTTCGCGCTTCTCGACGAGCGCGCCCGAGCGCCAGCCGCGGCCGTCGATCACCTGCTCGTTCGCGAGCACGGTCTGATCGACCGGGTCCCAGTTCACGGTGCCCGTCTTCTTGTATGCGATGCCCTTTTCGAGCATCTTCAGGAAGATCCACTGGTTCCACTTGTAGTAGTCCGGGCTGCAGGTGGCGACTTCGCGCGACCAGTCGATGGCAAGACCCATCGACTGCATCTGCTTCTTCATGTACGCGATGTTGTCGTACGTCCACTTTGCGGGCGGCACGTTGTTGGCCATCGCGGCGTTTTCGGCGGGCATGCCGAACGCGTCCCAGCCCATCGGCATCAGCGTGTTGTAGCCGTTCATCCGCAGATAGCGGTACATCACGTCGTTGATCGTGTAATTGCGTACGTGCCCCATGTGCAGCTTGCCCGACGGATACGGCAGCATCGAAACGCAATAGAACTTCGGCTTGTCGGCCTTTTCCGTCGTTTTGTACGCGTCGGTGGCGCGCCATTGTCCTTGCGCGGCGGATTCGACGTCGGAGGGAACGTATTTTTCGTGCATGGTGTGATGGGATCGCTGTTCGGTGCCGCTGTTCGGTTGCTTCGGCACCGGCACGGTGCTCTGCGTGATGAAAGTCTTGTCGATTCCCCTCTCGTCAAGGGGAAAGGGCTGATTATACCGTTCGGCCGGGTTCACGCCGCGCGCGATTGAGCGTATGCGATGCGTTTTGCGCGCCGATTCGGCGGGATGGGTGGTGAAAGCGTGCTGTTGGCCCGGTGCGCGGGCTGCTTCGGCTTATTGCGCGGCCGATGCGGCAGCGGGAGGCGTCGGCCGGCCCGCTTTGGCGTCGCCCGGCGGCGGCTCCGTCACGAAACCGATCCGCTCCAGACCCGCCTGCTGCGCCGCGCCCATCACCTGCGCGATCACTTCGTAGCGCGTCGAGCGCTCGGCGCGCAGATGAATTTCCGGCTGTTCTTTTTGCTTGCCGGCGTCGTTGAACTGCGCGCGCATCTGGTCGAGCGTGATGGGCTTGTCGTTCCAGTAGAGCTTGCCCGCGGCGTCGATCGACAGCGTGATGGTCTGCGGCGTTTCGCGCGCCTCGGCGGCCGCGACGCGCGGCAGATCCAGCCGGATCGCGTGCGTGAACAGCGGCGCCGTGATGATGAAAATGACGAGCAGCACCAGCATCACGTCGATCAGCGGCGTCATGTTGATGTCCGCCATCGGCGCGGCCGTCTTGTGCCTTTCGAGTCCGCCGAATGCCATGTGTCGTGCCTCGTTCTTCCCGTTTGATACTTACCGATGCCTGCTCGTCTGCCCGGCGCCGAGCCCGATGCGGCTCTATGCCTGCGTCCGCGCCGGCGCCCGTTCGCCGTGGGTGTCTCTCGCGCCGCCGCGTGCGTTATCGGACGCTTCGCCTGCGGGCGCGCAGACATACGCGTGCAGATCGTGCGCGAAGCCGTCGAGTTCCTCCGACAACTGCCGCACCATCCGTCCAAGCACGTTATAGGCAAGCACGGCGGGAATCGCGACGACGAGGCCGAACGCCGTCATGATGAGCGCCTCGCCGACGGGACCCGCGACGTTCTCGATCATCGCCTGCCCGCTTTGCGCGATGCTGCCGAGCGCGTGATAAATGCCCCACACGGTGCCAAGCAAGCCGACGAACGGCGCGGTGCTGCCCACCGACGCCAGCAGCACCTGCCCGAACTCGAGCCGCCGCTGCGAGCGGTGCAGCGCCTGGCGCAGCGCGCGCAGCACGCGTTCGCTGCGTTCGACGCGCGCGAGCAGCACGCCCGGCGTCTCGACTTCCGACGCCTGCAGCGCCGCTTCCGCCAATGGAGAGAAGATGTGCTCGCGATCCGCGAGACGCAGCGCTGCGACGCCTTCGGACAGCGTCGGCGCCTGCCAGAACCGCGCGATGGCGCGCGGCCCTTGCCGCTTCGCGCGGCTCAGTATCCAGCTTTTGACGATCAGGAAGCACCAGCTCGCAACCGACATCGCCAGCAACACGTACGCGACGCCATGCGTGATGGCATCGCTGGTTTGCAGGTAGTGGAGGATGCCGGTGTCTGCCATCGGAGCTCTTTGGTCGCCTCGGCTACGACGCCTTGGCGGGTGAGAACAGGCTCACGCGGGGCTTAGCGCAAGCCGAGCACGTCCTGCATGTCGAACAGGCCATTCGGGTGGCCTTCGAGGAAACGCACCGCGCGCACCGCGCCTTGCGCGTACGACAGGCGGCTCGCCGACTTGTGCGTGATTTCGATGCGCTCGCCGATGCCCGCGAACAGCACCGTGTGATCGCCGACGATATCGCCGCCACGAATCGCCGAAAAACCGATGGTCGACGGATCGCGTTCGCCCGTCACGCCTTCGCGCGCGTAGACCGCGCAATCTTCGAGCTTGCGGCCAAGCGCGTTGGCGATCACCTCGCCCATCGTCAGCGCCGTGCCCGAGGGAGCGTCGACCTTGTGACGGTGATGCGCCTCGACGATTTCGATGTCGTAGCCCTGCGAGAAATGAGGTGCAGCGAATTCGAGCAGCTTCATCGTCACGTTCACGCCGACGCTGAAGTTCGACGCGAACACGATGCCGATTTTCTCCGACGCGGCGCGAATCTGCGCCTTTTGCGCGTCGTCGAAACCCGTCGTGCCGATCACGAGCTTCGTGTTCGTGCGCAGCGCCGCGTCGATGTGCACAAGCGTGCCTTCGGGGCGCGTGAAATCGATCAGATAGTCGGATTGCGCGAGCACGGCGTCGATATCGTCCGACATCAGCACGCCCGTCTGCTTGCCGAGAAACGCGCCGGCGTCCTGGCCGAGTTGCGGCGCGCCGGTGCGGTCGAGCGCGCCCGACAGCGTAACTTCAGGATCGTTGAGGACGGTTTCGATGAGCATCCGGCCCATGCGGCCCGACGCGCCGGCGATGGCAATTTTCATGGGTAGTCCTGCTAACAACGCCTGAACATCGCGCCGACAGGCAGCGCGCCGAGAGGCGACAAAAGATACGAAGCGGGCGACGTCTCACAGCGAAACGGCATCGCGGCAAGACCCATGACAGGCGGACACGCCGCCCGTCATGTTACGGACAACGGAATCAGCCGCCCGTTCCCGTGGTCGTTTCCGATTGCGAGGAAGATTGCGACGACTTGGCGGGCGCGTCTTTCGACTGGCCGTTGTTACTTTCCGGGCCAGTTGGGCCCGTTGGGCCGACGGGGTTGTCGCTCGGTACGCCCTGCATCTGCGGAGGCGGCGGACGCGTGAAGCGGATCTGCGGCTGGCCCGGCTCCGTTGCGTTCTGCGGCACGCCACCGTTAGACGGCGGCGTGTTCGCGCGCACCGACGGCGTCGCGCCCGGCGCGGGCGATTGCACCGCGTTGGTCAGGCGGTTCGCAGCCTGTGCGGCCTGCGCGTTCGCGTCGACTGCGGGCAGATTGCCCGCCTGCGCGGCGTCCGACGTGGCCGAGCGCACGGTATCGGGCACCGTAATGGGCGCGGGCGCGTTCGCAGCAGCCGCCGCGCTCGCCTCGGCCGTTCCGCTGGCGACGACAGGCGCCACCTTCACCTTCTTACCGGTGCGATCGCCGTCGATTTCGGCGAGCAGTTCGAGGTTGGACGGCAGATCTTCGCCGCCCGACCAGCTCGCGACGCGATCACCCGTGAAGATCACGATGAAATCGCGCTGCTGGACGACTGCCGTCGAACCGCGCTTGAAATAGAAGACGTAGTCCCAGCGGTCCGCGTGGAACATGTCGGAAAGAAGCGGCGTGCCGAGTACCTGCCGGACCTGAGCGCGCGACATGCCAACCTGCATTTGCGCAGCCGCTTCCTTCGATACGAAGTTACCTTGAACCACGGTAATGCGGTACGGCGTGACGCTTTGGGCAAAACGCTGAGTCAGGCTGTCATACGTGGAACATCCAGCAAGAACCGCCACCGCCGCCGCGACGATCAAGGTACGCCGTACGCGGCTCCCCCGGTTGATCAATAGAGCTTTTGGAATCATTTCCCTCACCGTGCGGGCTACGCGAGCCGCGCGTGTTTCCGTGTAAGATGACCTGAACAGCAATTCACATTACCATTAGAACCCTGCATTGTACTCTAGGGATCCCTTGCCATGACCAATCCAACCGATCTGAAGAATATCGGACTCAAGGCGACCCTACCGCGCCTCAAGATTCTGGAAATCTTTCAGCATAGCCCGGTGCGCCATCTGACCGCCGAAGATGTCTACCGCAGCCTGCTGCATGAAGAACTGGATATCGGGCTTGCCACGGTGTACCGCGTGCTCACACAGTTCGAGCAGGCGGGCCTGCTGTCGCGTAGCAACTTCGAGTCGGGTAAAGCCGTATTTGAGCTGAACGAAGGAACGCACCACGACCATCTGGTGTGTATCGACTGCGGGGTAGTCGAAGAGTTTTTCGACCCTGAAATCGAAAACCGCCAGCAGGCAATCGCGAAAGAACGCGGCTTCAAGCTGCAGGAACACGCGCTTGCGCTCTATGGCGTGTGCACGAAGGAAAACTGCCCGCACCGCAAGCATTGACGCGGGTTTCCGGGCATTTCGCGGTGAGCGGCCCGGACAGGATTGCCAGTAAGACGCAGAAAGGCCCGGTCGAATTCGTCGACCGGGCCTTTTGCTTTTTTCTGCTTACCAAATCCTTAAATCGCCACTGTTTCGGACGATTCACGCTCCAGACGCCACGTTTGCGGCAACGCCAATTCATCGCAATTCGGCCCCTCTCCGCCACGATCGACGACGAGGAAGTCGCTCACGCGCTCCAACGCGAGCAGCGGATGATGCCAGACGCCTCTCGCGTAATTGACGCCCTGCCAGCCGCGCGTCGAGAACGCTCTTAGCTTCGCCGGATCAAGATCGCCGGCCGGTGCGACGACGATCAGATAAGGCGCATCCGACAGCGGCACGAACGCCTGGCTGCCGAGCGGATGCCGCTCCATCATCGCGATTTCGATCGGCCATGCACGCGGCTGCGCGCGAAACACGTTGATCAACGGACGGCCGCCTTGCGTGCTCACATCGACCTTCGCGAGGTCGTGATAACGCTCGGTGGTGCCTTCGTTGATCGGATAGTGGCGCGCGCCGTCCAGTTCAATCACGTCGCCGAATGGGGCGAAAGCGTCTCGTGTCAGGCGCTCGATGCGCAGTGTGTTCATGGCCGTCTCCATCGATCGTCTCTGCCGTGCAGCGTGTGTTATTCGAGTTCGCCCCACAGGCGCAAGCGCGATACGCCGCCGTCCGGGTAAATGTTGAAACGCACATGTGTCACGGGGCCGAGCGCGGCGAGTTCGGCGCTAAACGTATGCACGTTGTCCATCTGCAGCTTCTGTTCGGGCAACAGAACAGGCCAGAACATCGCTTGCGTGACGAGCGAGTCGTCGGTGCCGCCCGTCACGGACGCCGCCTGCAGCGAGCAGCGATCGGGGAAATTGCCCTTGAAATGCGCAGTATCCACTTCGACCTTGCGGATCACGCCCGGCCGCGCGAGCGCGACGATCGCCCAGTCGTTGCCCGGTTCGCGGCGGCGGCGCGTTTCCCAGCCATCGCCCATGTTCACGCCGCGTCCGGGCATCAGCATCTGCGAGGCCGGCCCGAAATGCTGATTGTTCGCGGCGACCAGATACGCGCCGTTTTCGACAGCGGCCAGATCGAGCAGGCTGCCGCGCTCGATGCGCTCCCAGTCGCGCTTCGGTTGCCCATAGACGCGCAGACGCGCAAGCCCGCCGTCCGGATACAGATTCACGCGCAGATGCGTGAACGCGCGCGTCTCGCTGACTTCGACGTAATGATGCTGATTGCCGTGCAGCGTGGTCGCGGGGACGAGGGTTTGCCAGTCGGTGTTGTCGGCGGGCACGTCGTCGTTCGAATAGCAGGCTTCGATCGAGGCCGCCGGCGGGAAATTGCCCGTGAAGTGGCTCGTATCGAGATCGACGCCATGCACGATGCCCGGCCGCGCGAGCCGCACCACGCAGTAGTCGTGGCCCGTCGTGCGCTTGCGGCGCGTTTCCCAGCCGTCCATCCATTTACCGTGATCGTCGTACTTGCCGGGGATGAACACGGCAGGCTGCGGGTCGAGCATCCGCTCTTTCGGTGCGAAGAATTCGTCGCTGGCAAAGAGCGCCTTCGCGCCCAGGCGCGGGTCGGCGAGGTTCATGTAGCGGCGTGTGAAGGCGGGTGCGTTCGGATCGAGAATCGGATTGGCCATGATCGGTTCAGTGTCGAGTTCGAGTGAAATGAGAGGCGGCGGACTGTGAGTCCGCCGCGTTTGCCATGAGTGGTCGGTCAGATGGCGGAAAGCGTTGTCAGACGGCGTGCGCCGGATTCGCGTGAGCCGTGTTGTTGTCGTGATCGGTGCTGGCGGGGACGAAGCGGTAGTCGCTGTCGAGGTTCAATACGTGGCGCGCGCGCGCCTTGTCGATATCGTTTTCCCACACGGCGACGACGACGGTCGCGACGCAGTTGCCGATCAGGTTGGTCAGCGCGCGGGCGATGCCGACAAACCAGTCGACGGGCAGGATCAGCACGAGGCCGAGCACGGGAATCGCAGGAATCGCCGAGAGCGTCGCGGCGAGAATCACGATCGCGGAGCCGGGAATGCCGTGCGCGCCCTTCGACGTTACCAGCGACACCAGCACGACGACGATCAGATCGTGCATCGACAGTGGCGTATTCGTCGCCTGCGCGATGAAGATCACCGCGAGCGTCAGATAGATCGAGAAACCGTCGAGGTTGAACGAGTAGCCGGTCGGAATCACGAGACCGACGGTCGAATCCTTCACGCCCATCCATTCGAGCTTGCGCATGATCTGCGGCAGCACGGCGTCGGACGAAGCGGTGCCGAGCACGATCGACAGTTCTTCACGCAGATAGCGGATCAGCTTGAACACGCTGAACCCGGCGAGACGCATCACGACACCCAGCACGACGGCGACGAACACGATGCAGCTCGCGTAGAACACGATGACGAGCATGCCGAGCTGCTTCAGCGACTCGACGCCATACGTTCCCGTGGTGAACGCGATCGCGCCCAGCACGCCGAGCGGCGCAAGCTTGATGATGAAGCTCATCACGCGGAAGAACACTTGTGCGAGTTCGTCGATCAGATCGTTGACGCGTTGCGCGCGCGGCCCGAGCAGCGACAGCGCGGAGCCGACCAGCACGGAGAACACGAGAATCTGCAGGATGTCGCCCTTCGCGAACGCGTCGATCGCGGTGTCGGGGATGATCTTCAGCAGGAAGCCGGCCGTGTCCTTCAGGCTCTTCGCGTGCTCCGTGTAGGTGGCGAGCGACCCGGCGTCGAGCGTATGCAGATCGATGTTCATGCCGACGCCCGGCCGCGTCGCATACGCGAGCACCGCGCCGATCACGAGGGCGATCGTCGTCATGATTTCGAAGTAGACGACGGCCTTCAGGCCGACGCGCCCCACTTTCTTCAGATCACCTGCATGCGCCATGCCGCTAACGACCACACAGAACACGATCGGCCCGATCACCATCTTGATCAGCTTCAGAAAGCCGTCGCCCAACGGACGCAGCGACTGCGCGAAATGCGGAAATAGCGCTCCGAGCACGATGCCCGCCACGAGAGCGATCACCACCCGGCCAAACAGCGAATTGAAAAACTTCAACACGGCTTTCTCCCAGTCACGAGTTGGGTTTGAACATCTGTTCATACTGGTCCGACCAGTACTGTTATGGCCAATAGTAGGAAGCCGATATAGTGAGGTCAAGGATTGTTGGGAGGGTGTTTACCCGGTCTGGTCTGACCGGACTTCTCGCCCGGAACTTGCGTGTGGGTGAAGGTTTGCGCGAAACGTCGAAAGCCGTTCTACAATGCTGGTCAGACCGCACCGAGCCACTGCCGACATCATGAAAAACGTGCCGCATACTGTTACCGACTCCGCCATCTCGACGATTCGCGAGAGGATCGAGGGTGGCGTTTATCCCGTCGGCAGTTTGTTGCCGGCGCAGCGGCAGTTGTCGGAGGAAATGGATATCAGCCGTGCGTCGTTGCGCGAGGCGTTATCGACGCTCGAAGCGCTCGGGCTGTTGACTATTCGTCCGGGTAAAGGCGTGTATGTGCAGTCGACGAAGGCGTCGTCGGCGCATCCGTGGCGTTTCGCCGATCAGTCGTCGTTGCCGGATACTTATCAGATGCGGTTCGCGCTGGAAGGCTTTGTCGCGCGGATGGCGGCGCTGGCTATTGGCGATGATGACGTCGAATGGTTTGAGGACAATATTGCTTCGCTACATACGGCGCTGACCAATGGCGAACTCGATGACGCCGCGCAGTTGGACTTCGACTTTCATATGCGGATCGTCAATATTGCGGGCAATGCCGCTATCGAGTCGATCTTGCGGAGTAGCGCTGACATCATGAAGGAGAGTCAGCGGATGCCGTTCTATCGGCGTGAACTCGTGCTGACTACGTATCATGAGCATCGGGCGATTCTTGATGCGCTCAAGGCGCGCAATCCGCATGCGGCTGGACTGGCTATCGAGAAGCATATTGCGAATGCGGCGCAACGCGCAGGGGTTTATTTTCCTACGCCGCAGGTTTGATTTTTTTGGTTTGGTTTTGTCTGCGACGCTGGGTGGTTTGCCTGTGTTTGCGCTGGCATCCGCGTTACGGCGTTGGCCATTCACGCGTCGCCCCTGTGCGGGGCGGCACCTACTTTTCTTTGCGGCGGTGTACAGACTGGAGACATCGTTGACACATGTACAGGGACATCGCTGACACATGATGTGTCAGGGTTTTGCTGCCTTCAGGTCAAGTTTTGCGACCCGCTGATGGGCGAACCAGATGTCGATCACCCCGTCTTCGTCCTCGCTCGGACGGGCGGCTACCTCCAGTCCCTTGAGCGCAATCGAGAGCTTCAGTTTCTCGCCTCGCACGCGCACCACGCCGCTCGAATTGACCAGTAAAACTTCATCGCCGGGGCCGTATTCGGGCTCGGGCAGCCGCTCAGGCATCCTGCGCAGGCTGCACGCGTAACGGGTGACCGGCGTGGCCATCTCCAGTGCCTCGTGCGGACGCTCGGTGTTGTACACCTGCCGCCAGCGATCCAGTGCCTGCTGCACGTGCTCGTGCGTGGTGAATGCATGCCGCTCCAGCACTTCGGCCTTCAGCGAGCGGTGAAACCGTTCGTCCTTGCCATTGGTCTGCGGGTGGTACGGCCGGCTGTAGCTCACCTGGACGCCCAGCCGGGTCAGCCAGACGGCGAGGTCGGTGAGTTGCCCCGGCGCGCTGGGTGAGCCCCACGGCGCGCCGTTGTCGGTGTTGATGCGCGAAGGCAGTCCGTAGCAGCGGAATGCCCGCTCAAGCGCTTCCTGCACAACCTGCGTGGTGGTGCGCGAGCAGGCGCTCAGCACGATGTTGTAGCGCGAGTGGTCATCGATGACCGTCAGCGGCGCACAGCGCCCGCTCTCCAGGGTCGGGAAGTCGCCCTTGAAGTCCATCTGCCACAGCGAGTTCGGATGCTCGTGCTCGAAGCGTTGCCAGTGCTGGCGCTGGCGCGACGCCTGTTCGTCAATCATCCCGTGGCGCCGCAGGATCTCGGTGATCGTGGCAGGCGCGGGCACCTCGGTCTGGCCCAGATCGCGCAGGCGCTGTGCGATCTTGCGTCCGCCCCAGCCATGCTGGCGGCGCAGATCGAGCACCAGCGCCTCGATGTGCTCCGGTGAGCGCGTGGGGCTGTGATGCGGGCGGCGGGAGCGGTCGGCCAGTCCGTCGACGCCTTCGCTCTTATGGCGTCCAAGCCACTTGTAGCCGGTCTGACGGGTGATCGTGTACTGCCGGCATAGCTCGCTGAACGGCACCGCCTGCGTGGCGGCATCGCGCACGAAGTCTTCGCGGAGATTCATGGTGTCTTTTGCTTTCCAGGGCATGGATGGAATCCGGGCGTTTGATTACCCGAAAGTGTCGGTCATGTCCCTGTACACCTGTCAGCTATGTCTCCAGTCTGTACACGGCGGCAAAGAAAAGTAGGTGCCGCCCCGCACAGGGGCGACGCGTGAATGGCCAACGCCGTAACGCGGATGCCAGCGCAAAACACAAGCAAACCACCCTGCGTCGCATACAAAGCCAAATCCAAACCCCCAAAAAAAGAAAAAGCCGCCCAAAGGACGGCCTCTTCCCGCTGAAAGCGAAAAAAACTTACTTCGCGTTAGCCAGTGCAACCGCCGTATCCAACATGCGGTTCGAGAAACCCCACTCATTGTCGTACCAGCTCGACACCTTCACCAGGCGGCCCGACACCTTGGTCAGCGTCGCATCGAACGTCGACGAAGCCGGGTTATGGTTGAAGTCGATCGAAACCAGCGGCGCCGTGTTATACCCGAGGATGCCCTTCAGCGCGCCTTCCGACGCTTCCTTCATGATCGCGTTCACTTCATCGACAGTCGTGTCGCGCTTGGCGATGAACGACAGATCGACGATCGACACGTTGATGGTCGGGACACGAATCGCGTAGCCGTCCAGCTTGCCGTTCAGTTCCGGCAACACAAGACCGACAGCCGATGCAGCACCCGTCTTCGTCGGGATCTGGCTATGCGTGGCCGAGCGCGCGCGGCGCAGGTCTTCGTGGTACACGTCGGTCAACACCTGGTCGTTCGTGTACGCGTGGATCGTGGTCATCAGACCCGTTTCCAGACCGATCTTGTCGTTCAGCGGCTTGACGAGCGGTGCCAGGCAGTTCGTCGTGCACGACGCGTTCGAGATGACCGTGTCCGACGCCTTCAGCACGTTGTGGTTCACGCCATAGACGATCGTCGCGTCGACGTCCTTGCCGCCCGGTGCCGAGATGATCACCTTCTTCGCGCCACCCTTGATGTGCGCGCTCGCCTTTTCCTTCGTCGTGAAGAAGCCCGTGCATTCCAGCACGACGTCGACGCCCAGCTCGCCCCACGGCAGTTCAGC contains these protein-coding regions:
- the fur gene encoding ferric iron uptake transcriptional regulator, with product MTNPTDLKNIGLKATLPRLKILEIFQHSPVRHLTAEDVYRSLLHEELDIGLATVYRVLTQFEQAGLLSRSNFESGKAVFELNEGTHHDHLVCIDCGVVEEFFDPEIENRQQAIAKERGFKLQEHALALYGVCTKENCPHRKH
- the gap gene encoding type I glyceraldehyde-3-phosphate dehydrogenase, with the translated sequence MTIRVAINGYGRIGRNTLRAFYENGKKHDLEIVAINDLGDAKTNAHLTQYDTAHGKFPGEVTVDGENLIVNGDKIRVLANRNPAELPWGELGVDVVLECTGFFTTKEKASAHIKGGAKKVIISAPGGKDVDATIVYGVNHNVLKASDTVISNASCTTNCLAPLVKPLNDKIGLETGLMTTIHAYTNDQVLTDVYHEDLRRARSATHSQIPTKTGAASAVGLVLPELNGKLDGYAIRVPTINVSIVDLSFIAKRDTTVDEVNAIMKEASEGALKGILGYNTAPLVSIDFNHNPASSTFDATLTKVSGRLVKVSSWYDNEWGFSNRMLDTAVALANAK
- a CDS encoding C4-dicarboxylate transporter DctA; translated protein: MLKFFNSLFGRVVIALVAGIVLGALFPHFAQSLRPLGDGFLKLIKMVIGPIVFCVVVSGMAHAGDLKKVGRVGLKAVVYFEIMTTIALVIGAVLAYATRPGVGMNIDLHTLDAGSLATYTEHAKSLKDTAGFLLKIIPDTAIDAFAKGDILQILVFSVLVGSALSLLGPRAQRVNDLIDELAQVFFRVMSFIIKLAPLGVLGAIAFTTGTYGVESLKQLGMLVIVFYASCIVFVAVVLGVVMRLAGFSVFKLIRYLREELSIVLGTASSDAVLPQIMRKLEWMGVKDSTVGLVIPTGYSFNLDGFSIYLTLAVIFIAQATNTPLSMHDLIVVVLVSLVTSKGAHGIPGSAIVILAATLSAIPAIPVLGLVLILPVDWFVGIARALTNLIGNCVATVVVAVWENDIDKARARHVLNLDSDYRFVPASTDHDNNTAHANPAHAV
- a CDS encoding ExbD/TolR family protein; its protein translation is MAFGGLERHKTAAPMADINMTPLIDVMLVLLVIFIITAPLFTHAIRLDLPRVAAAEARETPQTITLSIDAAGKLYWNDKPITLDQMRAQFNDAGKQKEQPEIHLRAERSTRYEVIAQVMGAAQQAGLERIGFVTEPPPGDAKAGRPTPPAAASAAQ
- a CDS encoding MotA/TolQ/ExbB proton channel family protein; the encoded protein is MADTGILHYLQTSDAITHGVAYVLLAMSVASWCFLIVKSWILSRAKRQGPRAIARFWQAPTLSEGVAALRLADREHIFSPLAEAALQASEVETPGVLLARVERSERVLRALRQALHRSQRRLEFGQVLLASVGSTAPFVGLLGTVWGIYHALGSIAQSGQAMIENVAGPVGEALIMTAFGLVVAIPAVLAYNVLGRMVRQLSEELDGFAHDLHAYVCAPAGEASDNARGGARDTHGERAPARTQA
- a CDS encoding ureidoglycolate lyase; protein product: MNTLRIERLTRDAFAPFGDVIELDGARHYPINEGTTERYHDLAKVDVSTQGGRPLINVFRAQPRAWPIEIAMMERHPLGSQAFVPLSDAPYLIVVAPAGDLDPAKLRAFSTRGWQGVNYARGVWHHPLLALERVSDFLVVDRGGEGPNCDELALPQTWRLERESSETVAI
- a CDS encoding outer membrane protein assembly factor BamE translates to MIPKALLINRGSRVRRTLIVAAAVAVLAGCSTYDSLTQRFAQSVTPYRITVVQGNFVSKEAAAQMQVGMSRAQVRQVLGTPLLSDMFHADRWDYVFYFKRGSTAVVQQRDFIVIFTGDRVASWSGGEDLPSNLELLAEIDGDRTGKKVKVAPVVASGTAEASAAAAANAPAPITVPDTVRSATSDAAQAGNLPAVDANAQAAQAANRLTNAVQSPAPGATPSVRANTPPSNGGVPQNATEPGQPQIRFTRPPPPQMQGVPSDNPVGPTGPTGPESNNGQSKDAPAKSSQSSSQSETTTGTGG
- the alc gene encoding allantoicase: MANPILDPNAPAFTRRYMNLADPRLGAKALFASDEFFAPKERMLDPQPAVFIPGKYDDHGKWMDGWETRRKRTTGHDYCVVRLARPGIVHGVDLDTSHFTGNFPPAASIEACYSNDDVPADNTDWQTLVPATTLHGNQHHYVEVSETRAFTHLRVNLYPDGGLARLRVYGQPKRDWERIERGSLLDLAAVENGAYLVAANNQHFGPASQMLMPGRGVNMGDGWETRRRREPGNDWAIVALARPGVIRKVEVDTAHFKGNFPDRCSLQAASVTGGTDDSLVTQAMFWPVLLPEQKLQMDNVHTFSAELAALGPVTHVRFNIYPDGGVSRLRLWGELE
- a CDS encoding FadR/GntR family transcriptional regulator, with the translated sequence MKNVPHTVTDSAISTIRERIEGGVYPVGSLLPAQRQLSEEMDISRASLREALSTLEALGLLTIRPGKGVYVQSTKASSAHPWRFADQSSLPDTYQMRFALEGFVARMAALAIGDDDVEWFEDNIASLHTALTNGELDDAAQLDFDFHMRIVNIAGNAAIESILRSSADIMKESQRMPFYRRELVLTTYHEHRAILDALKARNPHAAGLAIEKHIANAAQRAGVYFPTPQV
- a CDS encoding IS481 family transposase, which gives rise to MPWKAKDTMNLREDFVRDAATQAVPFSELCRQYTITRQTGYKWLGRHKSEGVDGLADRSRRPHHSPTRSPEHIEALVLDLRRQHGWGGRKIAQRLRDLGQTEVPAPATITEILRRHGMIDEQASRQRQHWQRFEHEHPNSLWQMDFKGDFPTLESGRCAPLTVIDDHSRYNIVLSACSRTTTQVVQEALERAFRCYGLPSRINTDNGAPWGSPSAPGQLTDLAVWLTRLGVQVSYSRPYHPQTNGKDERFHRSLKAEVLERHAFTTHEHVQQALDRWRQVYNTERPHEALEMATPVTRYACSLRRMPERLPEPEYGPGDEVLLVNSSGVVRVRGEKLKLSIALKGLEVAARPSEDEDGVIDIWFAHQRVAKLDLKAAKP
- the dapB gene encoding 4-hydroxy-tetrahydrodipicolinate reductase: MKIAIAGASGRMGRMLIETVLNDPEVTLSGALDRTGAPQLGQDAGAFLGKQTGVLMSDDIDAVLAQSDYLIDFTRPEGTLVHIDAALRTNTKLVIGTTGFDDAQKAQIRAASEKIGIVFASNFSVGVNVTMKLLEFAAPHFSQGYDIEIVEAHHRHKVDAPSGTALTMGEVIANALGRKLEDCAVYAREGVTGERDPSTIGFSAIRGGDIVGDHTVLFAGIGERIEITHKSASRLSYAQGAVRAVRFLEGHPNGLFDMQDVLGLR